One window from the genome of Amaranthus tricolor cultivar Red isolate AtriRed21 chromosome 9, ASM2621246v1, whole genome shotgun sequence encodes:
- the LOC130823908 gene encoding E3 ubiquitin-protein ligase COP1-like isoform X2 has product MTNHPPYLRGLLPPSYPISLSKISNFFLLSHVNLQSSLTLSSLKNLEEISTMAESSIGGGGGGGGGALVPSMKTDSPLETSSGDGGESIACDKDFLCPICMQIIKDAFLTACGHSYCYMCIFTHLRNKCNCPCCGRFLTPKLIFPNFALDKILKKMSNHQFAKNASSSDQIRRALQQGCDVSVKDLDCLLSLLAEKKRKMEQEEAETNLQLLLEFLVSLRKRKLEELSQIQNDLQYIKEDIDAVQKYTRDLWNVNKSCTARLSLREDDLDITGICPIAPRSLAGGSATQQVMLSGLLCGGDSVSGRCSKETLENDFRAGLELYQLAPTERFKARKRQVETQFSDLQECYLQKRRHWDKQKQAAERDLSNKNSFGYHEGLEDFKSVLTSCTRYSQLKVVSELRLGNVFHSANIISSIEFDRDHDLFATAGVSKRIKVFEFSSVVDEPAEVHCAVVDIATRSKLSCLSWNTYTKNFIASSDYEGIVTVWDVSTRQSVGEYEEHDKRAWSVDFSRTQPSLLVSGGDDCKVKIWCTKQERSVLNIDMNANICSVKCNPGSSMHVAVGSADHNIHYYDLRNISQPIHVFSGHRKAVSYVKFLSSTELASASTDSSLRLWDVKENKLLQIYRGHVNEKNFVGLTANSEYLSCGSETNEVFVYHKAISKPVARYKFNTSEFNNADHDRGSYFISSVCWKTDSPVIMAANSQGNVKILSLAA; this is encoded by the exons ATGACAAACCACCCGCCATATTTACGTGGTCTCCTTCCACCCTCATATCctatttctctctctaaaatttCCAATTTTTTTCTTCTATCGCACGTCAATCTTCAATCCTCTCTCACTCTCTCTTCACTCAAAAACCTTGAAGAAATCTCTACAATGGCGGAATCTTCcattggtggtggtggtggtggtggaggaggAGCTCTTGTTCCTTCAATGAAAACTGATTCTCCGCTTGAAACTTCATCTGGTGATGGTGGTGAATCAATTGCCTGCGATAAGGATTTTCTATGTCCGATTTGCATGCAGATTATTAAAGATGCTTTTCTAACTGCTTGTGGACATAGCTATTGTTACATGTGTATTTTCACTCATCTTCGTAATAAATGCAATTGCCCTTGCTGTGGTCGTTTTCTCACTCCTAAGCTTATTTTCCCTAATTTCGCTCTCGATAAG ATTTTGAAAAAGATGTCCAATCATCAGTTTGCAAAAAATGCCTCTTCAAGTGATCAAATTCGCCGAGCACTGCAGCAG GGCTGTGATGTGTCTGTGAAGGATCTTGATTGCCTTTTGTCACTACTAGcagaaaaaaagagaaagatgGAGCAAGAGGAAGCTGAGACAAATTTGCAACTTCTTCTCGAGTTTTTGGTGtctttgaggaaaagaaaattaGAAGAGCTTAGTCAG ataCAAAATGATCTCCAGTACATCAAAGAGGATATAGATGCTGTTCAAAAATACACAAGAGATCTGTGGAATGTAAATAAGAGTTGTACAGCCAGATTGAGTTTGAGAGAGGATGATTTAGATATAACAGGCATTTGTCCAATAGCACCGAGGTCCTTGGCCGGTGGTTCTGCTACACAGCAAGTCATGTTATCAGGTCTACTATGTGGAGGAGACAGTGTGAGTGGTCGATGTTCTAAAGAAACTTTAGAAAATGATTTTCGTGCTGGCCTTGAATTGTATCAGCTGGCTCCAACAGAAAGATTTAAAGCAAGGAAAAGGCAGGTTGAGACTCAG TTCAGTGACCTGCAAGAGTGTTACTTGCAAAAAAGGAGGCACTGGGACAAACAAAAACAAGCTGCAGAAAGGGATCTGAGTAATAAGAATAGCTTTGGGTACCATGAAGGACTTGAGGATTTCAAGTCTGTGCTGACTTCTTGTACTCGATACAG CCAATTGAAGGTTGTTTCAGAGTTGAGGCTTGGCAATGTTTTTCACTCAGCCAATATTATATCCAG CATTGAATTTGACAGAGATCATGATTTGTTTGCAACTGCTGGTGTCTCCAAGAGGATTAAAGTTTTTGAGTTTTCCTCT GTGGTTGATGAACCAGCAGAAGTTCACTGCGCTGTTGTTGACATTGCTACACGATCCAAGCTAAGTTGTTTAAGTTGGAATACGTACACCAAAAATTTCATTGCAAGCAGTGACTACGAGGGCATTGTTACTGTTTGGGATGTTTCTACTCGTCAG AGTGTTGGAGAATATGAGGAGCATGACAAACGGGCTTGGAGTGTGGATTTTTCTCGTACTCAACCTTCACTGCTGGTATCCGGCGGTGATGACTGCAAG GTTAAAATCTGGTGCACCAAACAGGAAAGGAGTGTTCTTAATATTGACATGAACGCAAATATTTGTTCTGTGAAGTGTAATCCTGGATCTAGCATGCATGTGGCT GTGGGCTCTGCTGATCATAATATACACTATTATGACTTAAGAAACATTAGTCAGCCTATCCATGTCTTCTCTGGGCATAGAAAAGCTGTTTCTTACGTCAAATTCTTGTCCTCTACCGAGCTGGCCTCTGCATCAACTGATAGCTCATTGCGCTTGTGGGATGTCAAGGAAAATAAGCtg CTTCAGATTTATAGAGGCCATGTGAACGAGAAGAATTTTGTCGGCCTCACAGCAAATAGTGAATACCTTTCTTGTGGTAGTGAAACAAACGAGGTCTTTGTTTATCACAAG GCTATCTCTAAGCCTGTCGCTCGGTACAAGTTCAATACTTCAGAATTTAACAATGCTGATCATGATAGAGGGTCGTACTTCATTAGTTCGGTGTGTTGGAAGACTGATAGCCCAGTGATTATGGCCGCTAACAGTCAAGGAAATGTCAAAATACTTTCTCTTGCTGCATGA
- the LOC130823908 gene encoding E3 ubiquitin-protein ligase COP1-like isoform X1 gives MTNHPPYLRGLLPPSYPISLSKISNFFLLSHVNLQSSLTLSSLKNLEEISTMAESSIGGGGGGGGGALVPSMKTDSPLETSSGDGGESIACDKDFLCPICMQIIKDAFLTACGHSYCYMCIFTHLRNKCNCPCCGRFLTPKLIFPNFALDKILKKMSNHQFAKNASSSDQIRRALQQGCDVSVKDLDCLLSLLAEKKRKMEQEEAETNLQLLLEFLVSLRKRKLEELSQIQNDLQYIKEDIDAVQKYTRDLWNVNKSCTARLSLREDDLDITGICPIAPRSLAGGSATQQVMLSGLLCGGDSVSGRCSKETLENDFRAGLELYQLAPTERFKARKRQVETQFSDLQECYLQKRRHWDKQKQAAERDLSNKNSFGYHEGLEDFKSVLTSCTRYSQLKVVSELRLGNVFHSANIISSIEFDRDHDLFATAGVSKRIKVFEFSSVVDEPAEVHCAVVDIATRSKLSCLSWNTYTKNFIASSDYEGIVTVWDVSTRQSVGEYEEHDKRAWSVDFSRTQPSLLVSGGDDCKGCVTTYMTTRTEASTAMVVVKIWCTKQERSVLNIDMNANICSVKCNPGSSMHVAVGSADHNIHYYDLRNISQPIHVFSGHRKAVSYVKFLSSTELASASTDSSLRLWDVKENKLLQIYRGHVNEKNFVGLTANSEYLSCGSETNEVFVYHKAISKPVARYKFNTSEFNNADHDRGSYFISSVCWKTDSPVIMAANSQGNVKILSLAA, from the exons ATGACAAACCACCCGCCATATTTACGTGGTCTCCTTCCACCCTCATATCctatttctctctctaaaatttCCAATTTTTTTCTTCTATCGCACGTCAATCTTCAATCCTCTCTCACTCTCTCTTCACTCAAAAACCTTGAAGAAATCTCTACAATGGCGGAATCTTCcattggtggtggtggtggtggtggaggaggAGCTCTTGTTCCTTCAATGAAAACTGATTCTCCGCTTGAAACTTCATCTGGTGATGGTGGTGAATCAATTGCCTGCGATAAGGATTTTCTATGTCCGATTTGCATGCAGATTATTAAAGATGCTTTTCTAACTGCTTGTGGACATAGCTATTGTTACATGTGTATTTTCACTCATCTTCGTAATAAATGCAATTGCCCTTGCTGTGGTCGTTTTCTCACTCCTAAGCTTATTTTCCCTAATTTCGCTCTCGATAAG ATTTTGAAAAAGATGTCCAATCATCAGTTTGCAAAAAATGCCTCTTCAAGTGATCAAATTCGCCGAGCACTGCAGCAG GGCTGTGATGTGTCTGTGAAGGATCTTGATTGCCTTTTGTCACTACTAGcagaaaaaaagagaaagatgGAGCAAGAGGAAGCTGAGACAAATTTGCAACTTCTTCTCGAGTTTTTGGTGtctttgaggaaaagaaaattaGAAGAGCTTAGTCAG ataCAAAATGATCTCCAGTACATCAAAGAGGATATAGATGCTGTTCAAAAATACACAAGAGATCTGTGGAATGTAAATAAGAGTTGTACAGCCAGATTGAGTTTGAGAGAGGATGATTTAGATATAACAGGCATTTGTCCAATAGCACCGAGGTCCTTGGCCGGTGGTTCTGCTACACAGCAAGTCATGTTATCAGGTCTACTATGTGGAGGAGACAGTGTGAGTGGTCGATGTTCTAAAGAAACTTTAGAAAATGATTTTCGTGCTGGCCTTGAATTGTATCAGCTGGCTCCAACAGAAAGATTTAAAGCAAGGAAAAGGCAGGTTGAGACTCAG TTCAGTGACCTGCAAGAGTGTTACTTGCAAAAAAGGAGGCACTGGGACAAACAAAAACAAGCTGCAGAAAGGGATCTGAGTAATAAGAATAGCTTTGGGTACCATGAAGGACTTGAGGATTTCAAGTCTGTGCTGACTTCTTGTACTCGATACAG CCAATTGAAGGTTGTTTCAGAGTTGAGGCTTGGCAATGTTTTTCACTCAGCCAATATTATATCCAG CATTGAATTTGACAGAGATCATGATTTGTTTGCAACTGCTGGTGTCTCCAAGAGGATTAAAGTTTTTGAGTTTTCCTCT GTGGTTGATGAACCAGCAGAAGTTCACTGCGCTGTTGTTGACATTGCTACACGATCCAAGCTAAGTTGTTTAAGTTGGAATACGTACACCAAAAATTTCATTGCAAGCAGTGACTACGAGGGCATTGTTACTGTTTGGGATGTTTCTACTCGTCAG AGTGTTGGAGAATATGAGGAGCATGACAAACGGGCTTGGAGTGTGGATTTTTCTCGTACTCAACCTTCACTGCTGGTATCCGGCGGTGATGACTGCAAG GGGTGTGTGACTACATATATGACCACCAGGACAGAGGCATCAACAGCAATGGTGGTG GTTAAAATCTGGTGCACCAAACAGGAAAGGAGTGTTCTTAATATTGACATGAACGCAAATATTTGTTCTGTGAAGTGTAATCCTGGATCTAGCATGCATGTGGCT GTGGGCTCTGCTGATCATAATATACACTATTATGACTTAAGAAACATTAGTCAGCCTATCCATGTCTTCTCTGGGCATAGAAAAGCTGTTTCTTACGTCAAATTCTTGTCCTCTACCGAGCTGGCCTCTGCATCAACTGATAGCTCATTGCGCTTGTGGGATGTCAAGGAAAATAAGCtg CTTCAGATTTATAGAGGCCATGTGAACGAGAAGAATTTTGTCGGCCTCACAGCAAATAGTGAATACCTTTCTTGTGGTAGTGAAACAAACGAGGTCTTTGTTTATCACAAG GCTATCTCTAAGCCTGTCGCTCGGTACAAGTTCAATACTTCAGAATTTAACAATGCTGATCATGATAGAGGGTCGTACTTCATTAGTTCGGTGTGTTGGAAGACTGATAGCCCAGTGATTATGGCCGCTAACAGTCAAGGAAATGTCAAAATACTTTCTCTTGCTGCATGA
- the LOC130823992 gene encoding pyrophosphate--fructose 6-phosphate 1-phosphotransferase subunit beta: MAAVAVANGDVSPAKPAPMAGRFSNVYSELQRGRIDHSLPLPSVLTGNFNVVDGPKSSAAGSPDEIAKLFPCLFGQPSSIMVPSDSEGLSSDQKLKIGVVLSGGQAPGGHNVICGIFDYLQARTKDSIVYGFRGGPAGIMKCKYVELTWDFVHPYRNQGGFDMICSGRDKIETPEQFKQAEETALKLDLDGLVVIGGDDSNTNACLLAENFRNKNLKTRVIGCPKTIDGDLKCKEVPTSFGFDTACKIYAEMIGNVMIDARSTGKYYHFVRLMGRAASHITLECALQTHPNISLIGEEVYAKKQTLKNVTDYMVDIICRRAELGYNYGVILIPEGLIDFIPEVQKLISELNEILAHEVVDEAGQWKKKLTAQSLDLFEFLPQAIQEQLMLERDPHGNVQVAKIETEKMLIQMVETELEKRKQQGMYKGDFRGQSHFFGYEGRCGLPTNFDSSYCYALGYAAGALLHAGKTGLISSVGNLAAPVEEWTVGGTALTSLMDVERRHGKFKPVIKKAMVELDGAPFMKFASLRDDWAINNRYISPGPIQFVGPTSNAVNHTLLLELGAQV; encoded by the exons ATGGCGGCAGTAGCAGTTGCTAATGGTGACGTCTCCCCAGCAAAACCCGCTCCAATGGCTGGAAGATTCTCAAATGTCTACAGTGAGCTTCAGAGGGGTCGTATCGATCACTCTCTTCCTCTTCCTAGCGTCCTCACTGGTAACTTCAATGTCGTCGATGGTCCTAAAAGTTCTGCTGCCGGAAGCCCTG ATGAGATTGCAAAGCTCTTTCCTTGCTTATTTGGTCAACCTTCATCGATTATGGTGCCAAGTGACTCTGAGGGACTGTCGTCAGATCAGAAGCTCAAAATTGGCGTTGTCTTGTCAGGAGGGCAAGCACCAGGGGGGCACAATGTCATTTGTGGGATTTTTG ATTACTTGCAAGCTCGTACTAAGGATAGCATAGTCTATGGATTCAGAGGTGGCCCTGCTGGGATCATGAAATGCAAATATGTAGAGTTGACCTGGGACTTTGTCCACCCTTACAGAAATCAG ggTGGGTTTGACATGATTTGTAGTGGTAGAGACAAGATTGAAACTCCAGAACAG TTTAAACAAGCAGAAGAGACGGCATTGAAACTAGATTTGGACGGGCTTGTTGTTATTGGTGGAGATGACTCAAATACTAATGCTTGTCTTCTTGCTGAAAACTTCAG gaataaaaactTGAAGACGCGTGTCATTGGTTGCCCGAAGACAATTGACGGTGATTTGAAATGCAAAGAAGTGCCAACTAGTTTTGGATTTGATACAGCTTGCAAG ATATATGCAGAAATGATTGGAAATGTTATGATAGATGCTCGTTCAACTGGAAAGTACTATCACT TTGTAAGGCTCATGGGTCGTGCAGCCTCACACATCACCTTGGAGTGTGCTCTACAGACTCATCCGAACATTAGTCTTATTGGAGAAGAG GTTTATGCCAAGAAACAAACCTTGAAAAATGTGACAGACTATATGGTAGACATTATCTGCAGAAGAGCTGAACTTGGCTACAATTATGGTGTCATACTGATTCCTGAAGGCTTGATTGATTTTATCCCTGAG GTTCAGAAACTTATTTCTGAGCTAAATGAGATACTGGCCCATGAGGTTGTTGATGAAGCTGGTCAATGGAAGAAAAAACTGACAGCTCAGTCTTTGGATCTGTTTGAATTTCTACCACAAGCCATTCAGGAGCAACTGATGCTTGAGAGAGATCCACATGGAAATGTCCAG GTTGCTAAAATTGAGACAGAAAAGATGCTTATCCAAATGGTTGAGACAGAGCTCGAGAAGAGGAAGCAGCAAGGCATGTACAAAGGTGATTTCAGAGGACAGTCTCACTTTTTTGG atATGAGGGAAGGTGTGGTTTGCCCACCAATTTTGATTCATCATATTGTTATGCTTTGGGATATGCAGCTGGCGCTCTGCTTCATGCTGGAAAAACTGGACTGATATCATCA GTGGGAAATCTCGCTGCACCTGTTGAGGAATGGACTGTTGGTGGAACAGCATTGACATCTCTAATGGATGTGGAGAGGAGACATG GGAAGTTCAAGCCCGTGATCAAAAAGGCTATGGTGGAACTGGATg GTGCACCATTTATGAAGTTTGCTTCCTTACGAGATGACTGGGCGATCAATAACCGGTACATTAGTCCTG GTCCCATTCAATTCGTTGGTCCTACATCAAATGCCGTGAATCATACGCTTCTGCTGGAGCTCGGGGCTCAAGTCTAG
- the LOC130823937 gene encoding plant UBX domain-containing protein 4-like, with product MASKDKKTVRSASGGSRPTGGFRTLADLNRRSSPDSDSDSDNAPQEYYTGGEKSGMLVQDPSKGNDVDEIFNQARQLGVDGPIDNMLPSSSRSFHGTGRTLAGGEVVAAASEPPETVVHNITFWRNGFTVNDGPLRRLDDPENASFLESIKKSECPKELEPADRRTSVHVNLIRRDTPYTEPEKPKVPFQGVGRTLGGSSSSAASDETARAPAPMTSAPPPSAGLVVDQSQPSTPIQLRLADGTRMVAHFNYNHTINDIRTFIDASRPGGSRTYQLQTVGFPPKPLNDLNQTIEQAGLANSVVIQKLG from the exons ATGGCTTCCAAGGATAAGAAAACAGTGAGATCTGCCAGCGGTGGAAGTCGTCCTACTGGTGGGTTTCGTACCCTCGCCGATTTGAATCGTCGGTCAAGCCCTGATTCTGATAGCGACTCTGATAATGCTCCTCAGGAATATTACACTGGTGGCGAGAAAag TGGAATGCTGGTCCAAGACCCATCCAAGGGTAATGATGTGGATGAGATATTTAATCAAGCTAGGCAACTAGGTGTTGATGGGCCTATTGACAACATGCTCCCTTCTAGCTCAAGAAGCTTCCATGGTACTGGTAGAACCCTCGCTGGGGGTGAGGTGGTAGCTGCAGCCTCTGAGCCACCTGAGACGGTTGTCCACAACATTACTTTCTGGCGAAATGGATTCACCGTAAATGATGGTCCACTCAGAAGATTGGATGACCCTGAAAATGCATCATTTTTAGAG AGTATCAAAAAATCTGAGTGCCCGAAAGAGCTTGAACCTGCAGACAGAAGGACTTCTGTACATGTAAACCTCATCAGAAGGGATACTCCATACACT GAGCCAGAGAAGCCTAAAGTTCCATTTCAAGGTGTTGGAAGAACCCTTGGTGGCAGCAGCTCTTCTGCAGCATCTGATGAAACTGCTCGTGCTCCTGCTCCTATGACCTCGGCCCCACCCCCATCTGCTGGCCTAGTTGTGGATCAGAGCCAACCATCGACACCTATTCAGCTCAGGTTGGCAGATGGGACCCGCATGGTGGCCCATTTTAACTACAATCACACCATTAACGACATCCGAACCTTCATTGATGCCTCTCGGCCAGGTGGAAGTAGAACCTACCAGCTTCAGACTGTTGGTTTTCCTCCCAAGCCGCTTAATGATCTGAATCAGACAATAGAACAAGCTGGCCTTGCTAACTCGGTAGTTATTCAGAAACTAGGCTAA